A genomic region of Elaeis guineensis isolate ETL-2024a chromosome 9, EG11, whole genome shotgun sequence contains the following coding sequences:
- the LOC140851613 gene encoding uncharacterized protein yields the protein MKKHFADSKAAKERAKQKKTEVDYRAAEPPSYHFRESEEASAPDDEEVQIEAAIHASLADQYQQEKMARYRDRFGPSCYESGSGSATGRREFEFRMTTSVKEPGGRGSKRSMSFLLGAFGSRRRSSRDIPAGASIQDLDPHALPSKDSKQQRIDSMLKKDKKEDMWRAIGSWFHFSYIPANAAANPYYRSTISAIEAAGQSVDPPGPKDIYGQLLDSNKEDLQRWIASYKNKWPTYGLTVMCDGWTDPTRQSIINFLTYRDGKIFFYKSIDASNKIHDATYILGLMEEVIDSMGKQHVVQVITDNGPQYKAARELLMEQRPQIYWITCAAHCIDLILMDIGKIRRMQQVVEIAQTITRFIYNHTWVLSLMRTYTGGKILRPGITWFATNYIALDSLLQKKTALRQMFVSTEWQESKYARAGTDGSHVENLVTSQSFWQRAEKIVKAIKPLYECFVPWTARDTPRWTSYIT from the coding sequence atgaaaaagcattttgctgattcgaaagcagcgaaggaaagggCAAAACAGAAAAAGACCGAAGTAGACTatcgagctgcagagccaccttcttatcactttAGAGAGTCAGAAGAGgcttctgctccagatgatgaggaggtacagattgaggctgccattcatGCGAGCTTGGCGGATCAGTACCAGCAGGAGAAGATGGCCCGATATAGAGACCGATtcggaccatcatgctacgaatcagGATCTGGATCCGCGACTGGTAGGAGAGAATTCGAGTTCAGGATGACTACCTCAGTCAAAGAGcctggtggtagagggagcaAACGCAGCATGTCTtttttgttgggagcttttggcagtaggaggaggtcctccagagatattccagcaggagccagcattcaggatttggatccacatgctttgcccagcaaggattcaaagcagcagagaattgacagtatgctgaaaaaagataagaaggaggatatgtggcgagctattggatcatggtttcatttcagctatattccagcaaatgcagcagccaatccttactaccgatctactatttcagccatagaggctgccGGTCAGAGTGTAGATCCtccaggacctaaggacatctatggtcagcttcttgacagcaataaggaggatctgcagagatggattgcttcttacaaaaataaatggcctacatacggtctgacagtgatgtgtgatggttggacagaTCCTACTAGgcagagcatcattaattttttgacataccgtgatggaaaaatatttttttacaaatcaatCGATGCTTCAAATAAGATacacgatgccacatatatccttggtctgatggaggaggtgattgattcaatGGGTAAGCAGCATGTCGTacaggtcatcacagataacggaccacaatataaggctgccagagagttgctgatggagcagcgaccaCAGATATACTGGATcacatgtgctgcacattgcattgatcttatactGATGGATATCGGAAAGATTCGCAGGATGCAGCAAgtagtggagattgcccagaccattactagattcatctacaaccacacatgggttctttcattaatgcggacgtatactggggGGAAGATCTTACGACCAGGTATCACAtggtttgctaccaactacatagcacttgatagtcttcttcagaagaaaacagccctacgtcagatgtttgtcagtaccGAATGGCAGGAGAGCAAATATGCGAGGgccggcactgatggaagtcatgtggagaacttggtgacgagtcagtcattttggcagcgggctgagaagatagtgaaggctatcaagcctttatatgagTGCTTCGTGCCGTGGACAGCgagagatacccccagatggacttcttatattacatga